One region of Epilithonimonas zeae genomic DNA includes:
- a CDS encoding efflux transporter outer membrane subunit: MKLRNLIILAGVAGLFYSCKVTDTYKSPHIEQSRQDNLFRQKTSNDSTSIANVAWNQIFTDAKLQNIINKTIQNNLDLKVAVARIQEASAVFKQSKLQNLPSLDGVASVTETKNSAAAQGGNFVMPDLLVYRLGISTGWEIDVWGRIKALKNSAYAGFLQTDAAKRAIQTQMVAQAATLYYQLISLDKQLEITKQTIELRKKDVETVEALMDAAYLTGADVEQSKANLYSAQLSVPDLELQIQQTENSLNILMNDNPQPIDRNSIDSQVIYTDLKTGVPASLLKNRPDVQSAELTFRQAFENKNMAMAQVYPTISITGTLGLSSRTLESFFSNSLFYTLGGTVTQNIFQMGTRKAQVRIMEARKMQAYYTFEKALLTAGSEVSNSLLSYQKAKEKEDTRQLQIQSLEKAVEFNKELLTYSSNVNYVNVLTSEQSLLAAKLAGVNDKLQQLQAVTEFYRALGGGQF; the protein is encoded by the coding sequence ATGAAACTAAGAAATCTAATCATATTAGCAGGTGTCGCGGGTCTCTTTTATTCGTGTAAAGTCACGGATACTTACAAGAGTCCGCACATCGAGCAAAGTCGTCAGGATAATCTCTTTCGACAAAAAACCAGTAACGACAGTACTTCTATAGCCAACGTAGCGTGGAATCAAATTTTCACAGATGCCAAGCTTCAGAATATCATTAATAAAACCATTCAGAATAATCTGGATTTAAAAGTAGCAGTTGCGAGAATCCAGGAAGCGAGTGCCGTTTTTAAACAATCTAAATTGCAGAATCTTCCAAGTCTGGACGGTGTTGCTTCTGTTACAGAAACTAAAAATAGTGCAGCAGCACAAGGTGGGAACTTTGTAATGCCCGATTTATTAGTCTACAGATTAGGAATTTCTACAGGTTGGGAAATCGATGTTTGGGGAAGGATCAAAGCCCTTAAAAACTCGGCTTATGCAGGATTTCTCCAGACAGATGCAGCAAAACGTGCGATTCAGACACAAATGGTAGCGCAGGCGGCGACGTTATATTACCAATTGATTTCGCTTGATAAGCAACTGGAGATTACAAAGCAGACGATTGAATTAAGAAAAAAAGATGTGGAAACTGTGGAAGCGCTGATGGATGCTGCTTATCTTACTGGTGCTGATGTGGAACAAAGCAAAGCTAATCTTTACTCTGCTCAGTTATCGGTTCCGGATTTGGAATTGCAAATCCAGCAAACCGAGAATTCTTTGAATATTTTGATGAATGATAATCCTCAACCGATTGATAGAAATTCCATAGATTCACAGGTGATTTACACGGATTTGAAAACCGGAGTTCCCGCTTCGTTACTGAAAAATCGTCCAGACGTTCAGTCTGCTGAATTAACTTTCCGTCAGGCATTCGAGAACAAAAATATGGCGATGGCGCAGGTTTATCCAACGATTAGCATCACTGGAACTTTAGGTTTGTCATCCAGAACTTTGGAAAGTTTTTTCAGTAATTCTTTGTTCTACACGCTTGGGGGAACAGTAACTCAGAATATCTTCCAAATGGGTACTAGAAAAGCGCAGGTTAGAATAATGGAAGCTCGTAAGATGCAGGCTTATTATACTTTCGAAAAAGCTTTGCTGACTGCTGGTTCCGAAGTTTCTAACTCATTATTATCTTATCAGAAAGCCAAAGAAAAAGAAGATACAAGACAACTTCAAATCCAGTCTTTGGAAAAAGCCGTTGAGTTTAATAAGGAATTGTTAACCTATTCATCTAATGTGAATTATGTGAATGTTTTAACGTCTGAACAATCATTATTAGCTGCAAAATTAGCTGGTGTAAATGACAAACTTCAACAGTTACAAGCTGTAACCGAATTCTACAGAGCACTTGGAGGCGGACAATTTTAA
- a CDS encoding efflux RND transporter permease subunit has protein sequence MFKKFIERPVLSTVISIIIVILGVLGIVTLPISQYPDIAPPTVVVSASYQGANADVILKSVIVPLEEQINGVEGMTYMTSTATNDGSGSVTIYFKQGVDPDIAAVNVQNRVSRATPLLPAEVTRAGVTTTKRQSSNVLIFSLYSENPNYDMTFLQNYTNINIVPQIKRVTGVGDVTVFGTKDYSIRIWLDPNKMASYGLVPSDINTVLAEQNIEAAPGSLGDESNESFRYTLKYKGRLTEIPEFDNIIIKATANGQTLKLKDVARVELGAQDYTGTSVTDGHPSIGMAVAQTAGSNAQDVINQSIAVLDKAQESFPKGVKYVALVNANDFLDASIEKVIHTLFEAFILVFIVVFLFLQDWRSTMIPAISVPVAIVGTFFFLSIFGFTINLLTLFALILAVGIVVDDAIVVVEAVHTKLEQGEKSPLRASVNAMDEISSAIISITLVMAAVFIPVSFISGSAGVFYKQFGLTLAISIILSAVNALTLSPALCAIFLKPHSHEEKKKNFLQRFFTNFNIIFDAMIKRYSRGILFLLRKKWMAFAGLALFAGIFVWLMNTTPKSFVPSEDMGGIFMDISLPIGSNENRTREVLAKVEKIVEKQPEVLHIFKVSGRGMISGSGSNNGMLIVKLKDWKDRTKKGEDLQSFVAKMYKETAGIKDAKMTFFGRPTLQGFGNAAGFEMQIQDQKGGSIADLTKVTNDFIDKMNQQPDIQRTFTSFNPNYPQYMIDIDIPAAKAAGFSVSDILGTMQGYYGGVYSSNVNLFGKQYRVIYQAPFENRENLESFNMIQIRNSSGEMAPLNRFITAKRVYGPQAIGRFNLFTAISLNGTPNPGFSSGDAINTVERVAKETLPQGYGYEFSGLTREEVTAGGQTVYIFILCCVFVYFLLAAQYESYILPFAVMLSLPVGLAGVMMFSAWIGGSNNIYTQISLIMLIGLLAKNAILIVEFALDARKKGYSIAHAAISGAKQRLRPILMTSFAFIFGLIPLAISTGAGAVGNQSIGIGAIGGMLFGTIFGVFFIPILFAVFMYLQEKVSSKKVSDKYEGELSE, from the coding sequence ATGTTTAAAAAATTTATAGAACGTCCGGTATTGTCTACCGTAATTTCCATTATCATCGTGATCCTCGGTGTCCTGGGAATTGTGACTTTACCGATTTCACAATATCCGGATATTGCCCCGCCAACGGTAGTTGTAAGTGCAAGTTACCAAGGTGCCAATGCCGATGTAATTCTTAAAAGTGTCATCGTCCCGCTGGAAGAACAAATCAATGGGGTAGAAGGGATGACTTATATGACTTCTACGGCGACCAACGATGGTTCTGGTTCGGTAACGATTTATTTCAAGCAAGGCGTAGATCCAGATATTGCTGCGGTAAATGTACAAAACAGGGTTTCCAGAGCGACGCCTTTGTTGCCTGCGGAAGTTACCAGAGCCGGAGTTACCACAACCAAGAGGCAAAGTTCCAACGTGTTGATTTTCTCGCTTTACAGTGAGAATCCCAATTACGATATGACTTTCCTCCAAAACTATACTAATATCAATATCGTTCCTCAAATCAAAAGGGTAACAGGAGTTGGAGATGTGACGGTTTTTGGTACAAAAGATTACTCGATAAGAATTTGGTTGGATCCTAATAAAATGGCGTCTTATGGCTTAGTTCCTTCAGATATCAACACCGTTTTAGCGGAACAAAATATCGAAGCTGCGCCAGGAAGTTTGGGCGATGAAAGTAACGAAAGCTTCCGGTATACTTTAAAATATAAAGGAAGATTAACAGAAATCCCCGAATTCGATAATATCATCATAAAAGCTACTGCGAACGGACAAACATTGAAACTGAAAGATGTTGCCAGAGTAGAATTGGGAGCACAGGATTATACCGGAACCAGTGTTACAGACGGTCATCCTTCCATTGGTATGGCGGTCGCACAAACTGCAGGATCCAATGCACAAGATGTAATTAATCAATCTATTGCGGTTTTGGATAAGGCTCAGGAATCTTTCCCGAAAGGTGTCAAATATGTAGCTTTGGTTAATGCCAATGATTTTTTGGATGCATCGATTGAGAAAGTAATTCATACTTTGTTCGAGGCATTTATTCTTGTATTCATCGTAGTTTTCTTGTTCTTACAGGATTGGCGTTCGACAATGATTCCGGCGATTTCGGTTCCGGTAGCGATTGTTGGTACATTTTTCTTCCTGAGTATTTTCGGATTTACGATTAATTTATTGACGCTGTTCGCATTGATTTTAGCAGTAGGAATTGTGGTCGATGACGCAATCGTTGTTGTTGAAGCTGTCCATACCAAATTGGAACAAGGAGAGAAATCTCCACTTAGAGCTTCTGTGAATGCGATGGACGAAATCAGTAGTGCGATTATCAGTATTACTTTGGTAATGGCAGCGGTTTTTATTCCTGTAAGTTTTATCTCTGGTTCAGCTGGTGTATTTTACAAACAATTTGGTTTAACATTAGCGATTTCGATTATATTATCCGCTGTAAATGCATTGACATTAAGTCCTGCTTTGTGTGCGATTTTCCTTAAACCACATTCTCACGAAGAAAAGAAAAAGAATTTCTTACAGAGATTTTTTACCAATTTCAATATCATTTTCGATGCGATGATAAAACGTTACTCGAGAGGGATTTTGTTTTTATTAAGAAAAAAATGGATGGCATTTGCTGGTCTTGCTTTGTTCGCTGGAATCTTTGTTTGGTTGATGAACACCACACCGAAATCCTTCGTTCCAAGTGAAGATATGGGAGGGATTTTTATGGATATCTCGCTTCCGATTGGTTCCAACGAAAACAGAACGAGAGAAGTTCTCGCCAAAGTTGAGAAAATTGTTGAAAAACAACCAGAGGTTCTTCACATCTTCAAAGTTTCGGGAAGAGGAATGATTTCAGGAAGTGGTTCTAATAATGGGATGCTTATCGTAAAATTGAAGGATTGGAAAGACAGAACTAAAAAAGGGGAAGATCTACAATCTTTTGTTGCAAAAATGTATAAAGAAACAGCCGGAATCAAAGATGCAAAAATGACATTTTTCGGAAGACCGACTTTGCAAGGTTTTGGTAATGCAGCAGGTTTCGAGATGCAGATTCAGGACCAGAAAGGTGGAAGTATTGCTGACTTAACCAAGGTTACCAATGATTTCATTGATAAAATGAATCAACAGCCGGATATCCAAAGAACATTCACATCATTTAACCCGAACTATCCTCAATATATGATTGATATTGATATTCCTGCTGCAAAAGCGGCTGGATTCTCGGTTTCAGATATTTTGGGAACAATGCAAGGTTACTATGGAGGCGTTTATTCTTCCAATGTCAATTTGTTCGGAAAACAATACCGTGTGATTTATCAAGCGCCTTTTGAGAACAGAGAAAATCTGGAAAGCTTTAATATGATTCAGATTAGAAATTCTAGTGGTGAAATGGCACCATTGAATAGATTTATCACAGCAAAAAGAGTTTACGGACCTCAGGCAATTGGACGTTTCAACTTATTTACGGCCATCTCTCTGAACGGAACACCTAATCCAGGTTTCTCATCCGGAGATGCAATTAACACAGTAGAAAGAGTAGCTAAGGAAACTTTACCACAAGGTTATGGTTACGAATTCTCTGGATTAACAAGAGAAGAAGTTACAGCGGGAGGGCAAACAGTTTATATCTTTATTTTATGTTGTGTATTTGTTTATTTCCTTTTGGCAGCGCAGTATGAAAGTTATATTTTACCATTTGCTGTGATGTTATCATTGCCTGTTGGTTTGGCTGGTGTAATGATGTTCAGTGCGTGGATTGGAGGTTCTAATAATATTTATACTCAGATTTCACTCATTATGTTGATTGGTCTATTGGCGAAGAATGCGATTTTGATTGTAGAATTTGCGCTTGATGCTAGGAAGAAAGGTTACAGCATTGCGCACGCCGCAATTAGTGGTGCGAAACAAAGACTACGTCCGATTTTGATGACATCTTTTGCCTTCATTTTCGGTTTGATTCCATTAGCGATTTCTACCGGAGCAGGAGCAGTAGGTAACCAATCGATTGGTATTGGTGCCATTGGAGGAATGTTATTCGGAACTATTTTCGGAGTCTTTTTTATTCCGATTTTGTTTGCAGTCTTTATGTACTTGCAGGAAAAAGTGAGCAGTAAAAAAGTGTCTGATAAATACGAAGGAGAACTGAGCGAATAA
- a CDS encoding efflux RND transporter periplasmic adaptor subunit: protein MRNIAISFFVILGLLTSCSKSENKDDKKELPPQPYEYIVAKSGPAENLTQYPARLEGIENVEIRPKIDGFVEKIYIDEGSQVSKGQLLFLIRNPQYEQSVLAAQATVNSARAQVATAQMQVTKTKPLVDKKIISAYELQAAELALKSAKAALAETQAQLTNAQVNQGYTKLYSPVSGVVGTLPYKAGSYISTATAQPLTTVSNVSKIFAYFSINEKQQLDFFKHSTGSTIQEKIKNSPLVELILSDGSKYDEKGKIESISGLVDPNTGSFSMRATFPNSKGLLRSGYSATVQMPNSLESVIVIPQAATYEMQGKVLVYLIGADNKVKSTEIKVESLPDGVTYAVTSGLKAGDKVIVEGIGLLKDDTQVVPKETTLQNVIDRK, encoded by the coding sequence ATGAGGAATATCGCGATTAGCTTTTTTGTTATTTTAGGTCTTTTGACATCCTGTTCAAAGTCAGAAAATAAAGATGATAAAAAAGAATTGCCACCACAACCATATGAGTATATTGTTGCGAAAAGTGGACCAGCTGAAAATCTGACACAATATCCTGCCCGACTGGAAGGCATCGAAAATGTAGAAATTCGTCCAAAAATTGATGGATTTGTGGAGAAGATTTACATTGATGAAGGAAGTCAGGTAAGCAAAGGTCAGCTTTTATTCCTTATAAGAAATCCACAATACGAACAATCTGTTTTAGCAGCACAGGCTACTGTGAATAGTGCAAGAGCACAAGTGGCTACTGCTCAGATGCAAGTCACAAAAACCAAACCTTTGGTTGATAAAAAAATTATTTCTGCTTACGAGCTTCAGGCTGCAGAATTGGCGCTAAAATCTGCAAAAGCGGCTTTGGCAGAAACTCAGGCTCAACTAACTAATGCACAAGTAAATCAAGGTTACACAAAGTTGTATAGCCCCGTGAGTGGTGTTGTTGGAACTTTGCCCTATAAAGCTGGAAGTTACATAAGTACAGCTACTGCACAACCTTTGACTACAGTTTCTAATGTTTCAAAGATATTCGCTTATTTTTCCATTAATGAAAAACAACAGTTGGATTTTTTCAAACATTCGACTGGTTCTACAATTCAGGAAAAAATCAAGAATTCTCCTTTGGTAGAATTGATTCTTTCTGATGGAAGCAAATACGATGAAAAAGGAAAAATAGAATCCATCAGTGGATTGGTTGATCCAAACACAGGTTCATTTTCTATGAGAGCGACTTTCCCAAACAGCAAAGGTCTTTTGAGAAGTGGTTATAGTGCAACAGTTCAGATGCCAAATAGTCTGGAAAGTGTAATTGTAATTCCTCAAGCGGCGACTTATGAGATGCAGGGCAAAGTTTTGGTCTATCTAATCGGCGCTGATAACAAAGTGAAGTCTACGGAAATCAAAGTTGAAAGCCTTCCGGATGGAGTGACTTACGCAGTGACATCTGGATTGAAAGCAGGTGATAAAGTCATAGTAGAAGGCATAGGACTTCTGAAAGATGATACGCAGGTGGTTCCAAAAGAAACGACTCTGCAAAACGTCATCGATAGAAAATAG
- a CDS encoding DUF6624 domain-containing protein produces the protein MKSIKLIFFCTLVYISSNAQSDNTYQSLVAQASLFHLQKNPKKAAQLYEKAFEIQQPDALTAYKAAGIYSLNQDSEKAFKYLKISLSAGWNESNWLLFDPYFDYLKTNNSEKWREIETLAISQQKQYEKTLKLPALRKEINLMCLNDQKLRYKKSQNKDENLIKIIDQQINEADSFNLIQARKIVKKYGWPKLSDIGKGGQNNLWLIVQHADQDVLFQKKALTEMEKLIDIKELNMDNYAFLYDRVQCNLNYKQLYGTQVNWSGNGEASGFRPMIREDSANERREKMGLEPLEIYSLVYGFSYQPLDSKESAKRESIYNSQVKELLDNAKRAYSVKEFQKTYNNYNTASTFLGGMSNNDNFEAAILFSKIAKVDKDEKYKGIALDFLDLLYLRGKLKKNQLLKQSDFKILYQEQRWIDLLKRLD, from the coding sequence ATGAAATCAATTAAACTTATTTTTTTCTGCACTTTAGTTTACATTTCTTCGAATGCGCAGTCCGATAATACTTATCAAAGTTTAGTTGCTCAGGCAAGTTTATTTCATCTTCAAAAAAATCCAAAAAAAGCGGCTCAACTTTACGAAAAAGCTTTCGAGATACAACAACCCGATGCGCTTACCGCATATAAAGCAGCCGGAATATATTCTTTAAATCAAGATTCGGAAAAAGCTTTCAAATATTTGAAAATATCTTTATCTGCCGGTTGGAATGAATCCAATTGGTTATTATTCGACCCTTATTTTGATTATCTAAAAACTAATAATTCTGAAAAATGGAGAGAAATTGAAACGCTTGCAATTTCTCAGCAAAAACAATATGAAAAGACTTTGAAACTTCCCGCTTTGAGAAAAGAAATCAATCTAATGTGCCTGAATGACCAAAAACTAAGATATAAAAAATCGCAAAATAAAGATGAAAACTTAATTAAAATAATTGATCAGCAAATCAATGAGGCCGATTCGTTTAATTTAATCCAAGCAAGAAAAATCGTTAAAAAATATGGTTGGCCAAAATTATCTGACATTGGTAAAGGTGGGCAAAATAATCTTTGGTTGATTGTTCAGCACGCAGACCAAGACGTTCTATTTCAAAAAAAAGCTTTAACCGAAATGGAGAAGTTAATCGATATAAAAGAATTGAATATGGACAATTACGCCTTCTTATATGATAGAGTCCAATGCAACTTGAATTACAAACAATTATATGGAACGCAAGTCAATTGGTCTGGTAACGGAGAAGCATCTGGCTTTAGACCAATGATACGAGAGGATTCAGCAAATGAAAGAAGAGAAAAAATGGGACTTGAACCATTGGAAATATACTCTTTAGTCTATGGATTTTCTTATCAACCTCTCGATTCGAAAGAGTCTGCAAAAAGAGAATCAATTTACAATTCTCAAGTTAAAGAATTGTTGGATAATGCTAAGAGAGCTTACAGTGTAAAGGAGTTCCAAAAAACATATAATAATTACAATACAGCTTCAACTTTTCTTGGAGGAATGAGCAATAATGACAATTTTGAAGCTGCAATTTTGTTTTCTAAAATCGCGAAAGTTGATAAAGATGAAAAATATAAAGGAATTGCTTTGGATTTTTTGGATTTGTTATATCTACGAGGAAAATTGAAAAAAAATCAGCTACTAAAACAATCTGATTTCAAGATATTATATCAGGAACAAAGGTGGATTGATTTGTTGAAGAGATTGGATTAA
- a CDS encoding barstar family protein, which translates to MLSIGIIYPELKILSKIDNIKGLENKAKKLDYNTILALENVENITSLISAIESNWNTDENDFGIIFKDSNNNHKCYHINIHEIISIEDKNILLKAFTFGASKGVMKAWKNYFSKGIEEANLWTNLKQSERQGWLELAMAFQNVENSVSKSEAIIDGKYIKSVEDFYCSLGEAINGSGGYFGRNYNALIDCIRSLEFGGNDIKKIYWKNSKKSRWKLKNHFKIILEVFNDYGIEIILE; encoded by the coding sequence ATGTTATCAATAGGAATAATTTATCCAGAACTTAAAATTTTATCAAAAATTGATAACATAAAAGGACTTGAAAATAAAGCTAAAAAATTAGATTACAACACAATTCTGGCTTTAGAAAACGTAGAGAATATTACATCTTTAATATCAGCTATTGAAAGCAATTGGAATACTGATGAAAATGATTTCGGAATTATTTTTAAAGATAGCAACAACAATCATAAATGTTATCACATCAATATTCACGAGATAATAAGTATTGAGGACAAGAATATACTTCTAAAAGCATTCACATTTGGCGCATCAAAAGGTGTAATGAAAGCTTGGAAAAATTATTTTTCAAAAGGAATTGAAGAAGCAAATCTGTGGACAAATCTAAAACAATCTGAAAGACAAGGCTGGCTAGAACTTGCAATGGCTTTTCAAAATGTAGAAAACTCAGTTTCTAAATCCGAAGCTATAATTGATGGAAAATATATCAAATCAGTTGAAGACTTTTATTGTTCGCTTGGAGAAGCAATCAATGGTTCAGGTGGTTATTTTGGGCGAAACTACAATGCATTAATCGATTGTATTAGAAGTCTCGAATTTGGAGGTAATGATATTAAAAAAATCTATTGGAAAAATTCCAAGAAGAGCAGATGGAAGTTGAAAAATCATTTTAAAATCATTTTAGAAGTTTTCAATGATTATGGTATAGAAATTATTTTAGAATAG
- a CDS encoding class I SAM-dependent methyltransferase: MKKIAKILLNAIPRPMLINLSIFLRPLIVLFFKGDNFTDPIDGKSYRKFLPYGYGKQRANALSPGTLSLERHRQMWLYLQNETNFFTDKLKVLHIAPEQEFLRKFKKMKNLDYTSADLFSPIVDVKADILDLPFEDNSFDVIICNHVLEHIVDDRKAMSELYRVMKSGGWGIVQVPMKNSLEKTYEDFTITDPKERQKHFGQYDHVRWYGMDYFDRLKSVGFEAEINFYSQKFSEADIKRFGLNKNEILPIVRK, translated from the coding sequence TTGAAAAAAATTGCTAAAATTCTGCTGAATGCGATTCCCAGGCCAATGCTTATTAATTTGAGCATTTTTTTGCGTCCGCTGATTGTCCTTTTTTTTAAAGGAGACAATTTCACGGATCCAATCGACGGAAAATCTTATCGTAAATTTTTACCATATGGTTATGGAAAACAACGTGCAAATGCCTTGTCTCCAGGAACGCTATCTTTGGAGAGACATCGTCAGATGTGGCTTTATCTTCAGAATGAAACCAATTTTTTTACAGATAAATTAAAAGTTCTTCATATTGCGCCAGAGCAGGAATTCCTAAGGAAATTCAAAAAGATGAAAAATCTTGATTATACTTCTGCGGATTTGTTTTCTCCGATTGTGGATGTAAAAGCGGACATTCTGGATTTGCCTTTTGAGGATAATAGTTTTGATGTGATTATCTGTAATCACGTTTTGGAGCATATTGTAGACGACAGAAAGGCGATGTCTGAACTTTATCGTGTGATGAAATCCGGAGGTTGGGGAATTGTTCAAGTTCCAATGAAAAACTCTCTGGAAAAAACTTACGAAGATTTTACCATCACAGACCCAAAAGAACGTCAAAAACATTTTGGACAATACGACCACGTTCGCTGGTACGGAATGGATTATTTTGACCGTTTGAAAAGTGTTGGCTTTGAAGCTGAAATCAATTTCTATTCTCAAAAATTTTCTGAGGCTGATATCAAAAGATTTGGTCTTAATAAAAACGAGATTCTTCCTATTGTTAGAAAATAA
- the map gene encoding type I methionyl aminopeptidase, translating into MIQLKNIDELRLMKQSARLVSQTLGMLAKEIKPGVTTLHLDKLAYDFIKDHGAEPAFLGYGGFPASLCISPNEQVVHGIPNSEPIKEGTILSVDCGVFWNGFVGDHAYTFEVGEVSDEVKKLLRVTKESLYKGIEQCVRGKRVGDISNAIQKHCEKEGYGVVRELVGHGVGRQMHEDPQVPNYGKPGSGKVLKDGICLAIEPMINLGTEKVKFHNDGWTVTTLDNQPSAHFEHDICVYNGKPVLLSTYDYIYEALGIKSDEERAFQVDF; encoded by the coding sequence ATGATTCAACTCAAAAATATAGACGAGCTTCGATTGATGAAGCAAAGTGCAAGATTGGTATCCCAGACTTTGGGGATGTTGGCAAAAGAAATTAAACCTGGCGTTACAACACTTCATCTTGATAAATTAGCTTACGATTTTATCAAAGACCACGGTGCAGAACCTGCATTCTTAGGCTATGGCGGATTTCCTGCTTCACTTTGTATTTCACCAAATGAGCAAGTCGTTCACGGAATTCCAAATTCTGAACCTATAAAAGAAGGGACAATTCTTTCCGTAGATTGTGGCGTTTTCTGGAACGGATTTGTTGGTGACCACGCTTACACTTTTGAAGTTGGTGAAGTTTCCGATGAGGTAAAAAAATTATTGAGAGTTACCAAAGAATCTTTGTACAAAGGGATCGAGCAATGTGTAAGAGGGAAACGTGTTGGAGATATTTCAAACGCCATCCAGAAACATTGTGAGAAAGAAGGTTATGGTGTGGTGAGAGAATTGGTTGGTCATGGTGTTGGAAGACAAATGCACGAAGACCCGCAAGTTCCAAATTATGGAAAACCGGGAAGCGGAAAGGTCCTAAAAGACGGAATTTGTCTAGCAATTGAACCGATGATTAACCTTGGAACAGAGAAAGTGAAGTTCCATAACGATGGTTGGACGGTTACGACTTTAGACAATCAGCCTTCTGCACATTTTGAACACGATATTTGTGTTTATAATGGCAAACCGGTCTTGCTTTCGACTTACGATTATATTTACGAAGCATTAGGAATTAAATCTGACGAGGAAAGAGCTTTCCAGGTTGATTTTTAA
- a CDS encoding BT0820 family HAD-type phosphatase, giving the protein MKSNKKLAIDFDGTIVDDAYPGIGKAKTFAFETLKKLQGEGYRLILWTYRHGKSLEDAVEFCRKNGLEFYAVNSSFEGEVFDSETQSRKIDADLFIDDRNLGGFPGWGEIYQIINERIEFQVAGGEVHAYSKMKKEKKRGLFW; this is encoded by the coding sequence ATAAAAAGTAATAAAAAACTAGCAATCGATTTCGATGGAACTATTGTGGATGATGCTTACCCGGGAATTGGGAAAGCCAAAACATTTGCATTCGAAACTTTAAAAAAACTTCAGGGAGAAGGTTACAGATTGATTCTTTGGACTTACCGTCACGGTAAATCTTTGGAAGATGCTGTAGAATTCTGCAGAAAAAACGGACTAGAATTTTACGCTGTTAACTCCAGTTTTGAAGGCGAAGTTTTCGATTCAGAAACGCAGTCAAGAAAGATTGACGCAGACCTTTTCATTGATGATAGAAATCTTGGCGGATTCCCGGGTTGGGGCGAAATCTACCAAATCATCAACGAAAGAATCGAATTCCAAGTAGCAGGAGGCGAAGTTCACGCTTACTCCAAAATGAAAAAAGAAAAGAAAAGAGGACTTTTTTGGTAA